In Hyalangium minutum, the genomic stretch CCTGCCGCCCTCGGTGGAGGAGCACGCGTGCCGCAAGCTCGGGCTGCACCCGGCTCCAGCTTCCAGCCAGATCGTCCAGAGAGACAGGCACGCGGAGTACTTCGGGGCGCTGGCCCTGCTGGGCGCCAGCATCGAGAAGTTCGCGGTGGAGATCCGCCACCTGCAGCGCACCGAGGTGCGCGAGGCGGAGGAGCCCTTCACCCCGGGCCAGAAGGGCTCGAGCGCCATGCCGCACAAGCGCAACCCCATCCTCTCGGAGAACCTCACGGGGCTGGCGCGGCTGCTGCGCGGCTACGCCGTGAGCGCCCTGGAGGACGTGGCGCTGTGGCACGAGCGGGACATCTCGCACTCGTCCGTGGAGCGCGTCATCGGTCCGGACGCCACCATCGTCATGGACTTCATGCTGCACCGCTTCGCTGGGCTCATGGAGAACCTGCGCGTCTATCCCGAGCAGATGGCGAAGAACCTGGAGCTGCTCGGCGGCGTGGTGAACTCGCAGCGCATCCTGCTGGAGCTGGCGCGCAAGGGCATGGACCGGCAGGCCGCCTACGTCATCGTCCAGCGCAACGCGATGAAGATGTACGAGGAAGGCGTCAGCTTCCGCGAGTCGCTGCTGAAGGACGCCGACCTGCTGAAGATGATGACGCCCGAGGAGATCAACGACTGCTTCTCCACCGGCTACCACACGCGTCACGTGGACGACATCTTCCGCCGGGTGTTTGGCCGCGGCGGGTAGCGCCCTCAGCTGACGTCGAGGTGCCACGCCCGCTGGCTGTCCATGGCGCAGGCGGCCTGGACGGCGTCGGCCATCAGGGCCGCGCTCTGTCCGGGCCATAGTGCCCCGAGCTCATACGGTACGCCCGCGAGCTGGCTCACCAGCCCCGTGCTCCGGAAGATGCCGCCGGGCAGCCGGGCCATGAGGGCGGTGTTGGCGATGCCCACGCTCACCGGGTAGCGCCGGCGGTGGGCGTGGAGCAGGCACCCGGCTAGCAGCAGCAGGGCCAACTGTTTGCCCCGGTACGGTTTCTCCACGTAGCCCCAGTCCATCTCCACCAGGTCCTCGCGCCGCAGATCGAAGCACCCCGTCAGCGTGGGCAGGTCCAGCCGCTGCCACACGTCCGGGATCAGCCGCTCGAAGATGAAGGGTTCGCTGGAGGCGTGCACCAGGCCAATCATCCCCACGGCCTGCCGGGTGGCCCCCTCCAGGGCCTCCACGAGCATGAACTCGCTGCGCGAGGAGTCCGCCTCGAGCGCTCCCTTCGGCGCGTTCAGCTCCTCCACGAACTGTCCCCGCAGGCGGTGGACTGCCGCGCTGTCGGCCGGAGTCGCCCGTCGAAAGAGGTACTGGGTCACGGTGCCTCTGTGGATCACGGAAAGGCATTCCTGAAGCAAGAGTCAGGCCAGGAAGGCTTCCCTCGGAGGCAGGCGTCCTGGAGGTGTGTCCAAGGGCCGCTGACATGTCAGCGCCGTGTCAGCTGTCATGTCAGCGCGCGGCTCAGCGGCCCAGGTCGAGGGCGATGCCCGCCTGGGCTGTCACCGCGAACCGGTGGTGGGCGTCATTCGCGAAGGGGGCGGCGGCTGGAGCTGACGGGTGTAGGGCAGGATGCCTCCCGGAGGGATGACGATCCGATCCGGGTGTGTCGGGAGCCCAGGGCTGCGCAGCTCGAGCTCATGCTCTCCGGCAGACAGGGTGTAGCGGTGGAGGGGCGGCACCCGGCCCAGCATCTTTCCGTCCACCCAGACGTCCGCCCAGGCGCCTTTGATCGAGATGTGCAGGATCCCCGTGGCCGCTGGGGACTCCTCGGCGAGCGCGGGCTCACTCGGTGAGGGACGGGGAAGGGCCTCGGTCAGGGCCTCGGTCTGAGCGGCAGATGAAGGGCTCGCGGGCGGCGGTGAGGCCATGGAGGGCTGCGCGGAGGCGATGGCCGGCCCCAGGGAGCGCTCAGGTTCCCAGCGCAGGCCGCCCATGAGTCCGCCTCCTCCCGCGAGGAGCACCAGCACAGCGCTCGTGGCAGCACCTCGGTGCCAGCGCGCGCGGCTCACCTCGGGTGGTGCGAGCGGCACGGCTGGGAAGGGCTGCCCGTAGGGCGTGAAGGGCGAGGGCGGCCTGGAGGACGCGGGCTCCCGCGGCGTCTGTTGCTGGGTCGGCTCCTCCATGAAGGCGAAGGCGGGGCTGTACTTCGCCTGGAACAGGGGAGAGAGGGCGGCGGGCTTTCCGGTGCTCTCATCCGTGGGGAGCAGTGCTCTCAGCTCGGTGGCGACCTCACTGGCCGTGGCCGGACGCGCCTGGGGCTCCTTGGCGAGCAGCCGGAGGATCAGCGCATCCAGCCGCGCCGGCAGCTCCACGTAGAACGAGGGCCGGGGCGGAGGGCTCTTCAGGTGGTGGGCCACCATCTCCAGGTTCGAGCGCCCCGCGAAGAGCCGCCGCCGGGTGAGCATCTCGAAGGCGATGACGCCCACGGCGTACAGGTCGGTCCTCGGCCCCACCGCCTCGTTCAGCGCCTGCTCCGGGGCCATGTAGTTCGGAGTGCCGACGATGATCTCCGAGCGCGAGGCCAGGCCGTCGGGCGTGGTGCGCTTGGCCAACCCGAAATCGAGCAGCTTGATGTAGCGGGAGCCATCCTGCTCCCGGACGATGAAGATGTTGCTGGGCTTGAGGTCGCGGTGGATGACGCCCTGGGCGTGCGCGGCCGACAGCGCATCGAGCACCTCGCCGAGCAGCTGGATGGCCTCGGCGGGCGGCAGTGGGGCGTGCTCCGCCATGAACTCGCTGAGCGGCTGTCCCTCCAGGTACTCCATCACCAGGTACTGGCCGATGCCCGGCTGCTGGCCGAAGCCAAACACGTCGATGATGCCCCGGTGCTGGATGGCACTGG encodes the following:
- the purB gene encoding adenylosuccinate lyase, whose product is MIPRYSRQEMASLWSDVARYRRWRDVELAALEGMVEVGLAPKEALEDCRAKAGDFTPEDAARIEEIERTTKHDVIAFLTFMEERVGPNARWLHLGMTSSDVLDTSLGLTLRDALDLILKGLARVMAAVEKRAFEHKNTVMMGRSHGIHAEPITFGHKLAIWYDELSRGRARLERARETIAVGKISGAVGTFAHLPPSVEEHACRKLGLHPAPASSQIVQRDRHAEYFGALALLGASIEKFAVEIRHLQRTEVREAEEPFTPGQKGSSAMPHKRNPILSENLTGLARLLRGYAVSALEDVALWHERDISHSSVERVIGPDATIVMDFMLHRFAGLMENLRVYPEQMAKNLELLGGVVNSQRILLELARKGMDRQAAYVIVQRNAMKMYEEGVSFRESLLKDADLLKMMTPEEINDCFSTGYHTRHVDDIFRRVFGRGG
- a CDS encoding serine/threonine-protein kinase translates to MPTTGDENALVGQQLGEYRVKRCIGRGGMGVVYEAEHVSLNRKVAIKLLREEHARSPYARNLLSEARAASAIQHRGIIDVFGFGQQPGIGQYLVMEYLEGQPLSEFMAEHAPLPPAEAIQLLGEVLDALSAAHAQGVIHRDLKPSNIFIVREQDGSRYIKLLDFGLAKRTTPDGLASRSEIIVGTPNYMAPEQALNEAVGPRTDLYAVGVIAFEMLTRRRLFAGRSNLEMVAHHLKSPPPRPSFYVELPARLDALILRLLAKEPQARPATASEVATELRALLPTDESTGKPAALSPLFQAKYSPAFAFMEEPTQQQTPREPASSRPPSPFTPYGQPFPAVPLAPPEVSRARWHRGAATSAVLVLLAGGGGLMGGLRWEPERSLGPAIASAQPSMASPPPASPSSAAQTEALTEALPRPSPSEPALAEESPAATGILHISIKGAWADVWVDGKMLGRVPPLHRYTLSAGEHELELRSPGLPTHPDRIVIPPGGILPYTRQLQPPPPSRMTPTTGSR